In Massilia violaceinigra, one DNA window encodes the following:
- a CDS encoding TonB-dependent receptor — translation MQRVEITGSSIKRIVKEGALPVQVVSKEVIARSGATTVADLIQKLPAMQGFTIEAIAAGTNSGGRSTASIHGLGGTYTLVLLNGRRMAPFQDSGSSVNLNSIPMSAVERVEVLSDGASALYGADAIAGVINFILKKNYRGLTLDAGVSVPTNPGGKSANAGFTWGFGDLETNRVNLLMTYRHDEQKKVKATEREFSKTSYIPLGHDGQSYIYDRTSTSGTAANVNVAFKNPKADQIGFNPYKKVNGACPTGFFDYLSNTATTEYCAVDSASTVETVPESKRDTLFTSARIKFSDNLTGFADLALGRFDLTARIAANPVSVAVPIGSPVYNQYVAPYLSADQRADVKTATATYRATEFGTRNSRTITDVGHLVVGLEANALGWDMNTGATYSKYQLDERYTGGYLLNKEFRSLIGGATFNPFLPAGSPSSPTAEQINGSVFHGSIREAYSVLRGVDLRASRELFTLPGGASSIGLGGDYRELHQVQTASAAAKNGTIYSFTTPNQFDYTRDSAGAFAELALPLMKNLEVTTAIRYDRYSGVEDKNAKRTKGETQSASTYKISARYTPTTALLLRGSYGTGFRVADQNDIANTLVANGVTAAPYACPADLVAIDATLCRPGVNQYNSYLGGNEKLRPEESKQFTLGFRLEPSSSVTFGADLWDVKMTNQVSNVGEIQAFANPAKYRQLFTEFADPATGIKTWAFIRAPINIGKAHNRGIDWDLTVGEKYSFGKMTLNVNGTHMLKASYTIPGSDTEWTDSMDKYGIDNQVTFRDIVKFGATLETGPMTNALTLNYRNGYTDQAASLYNVATKAAAVSQIRLQVPSYSTVDYQGKFAISKMWEVRGGIKNLMDKEPPLTLRTSQGHQVGYDARYADTMGRTIYLNTSYKF, via the coding sequence ATGCAGCGAGTTGAGATCACCGGTTCGAGCATCAAGCGAATCGTGAAAGAAGGCGCGTTGCCAGTCCAGGTGGTCTCCAAGGAAGTGATCGCCCGTTCCGGCGCGACCACCGTTGCCGACCTGATTCAGAAACTGCCAGCGATGCAGGGTTTCACGATTGAAGCGATCGCCGCCGGCACCAACTCGGGTGGCCGCTCTACCGCGTCGATCCACGGCCTGGGCGGCACCTACACCCTGGTCTTGCTGAACGGCCGCCGCATGGCGCCTTTCCAGGACAGCGGCAGCTCGGTCAATCTGAACTCGATTCCAATGAGCGCGGTTGAGCGCGTCGAAGTGCTGAGCGACGGCGCGTCCGCCCTGTACGGCGCCGACGCCATTGCCGGTGTCATCAACTTCATCCTCAAGAAGAACTACCGCGGCCTGACCCTGGACGCGGGCGTATCGGTACCGACCAACCCGGGCGGCAAGAGCGCCAACGCTGGCTTCACCTGGGGCTTCGGCGACCTGGAAACGAACCGCGTCAACCTGTTGATGACCTACCGTCACGACGAGCAGAAGAAGGTCAAGGCGACCGAGCGCGAGTTCAGCAAAACGTCGTACATTCCACTGGGCCACGACGGCCAGAGCTACATCTACGACCGCACCTCGACATCGGGCACCGCAGCGAACGTGAACGTCGCGTTCAAGAATCCGAAAGCTGACCAGATCGGCTTTAACCCGTACAAGAAAGTCAACGGCGCATGCCCGACCGGCTTCTTCGACTACCTGTCGAACACCGCCACCACCGAGTACTGCGCAGTCGACAGCGCCTCGACCGTGGAAACCGTGCCAGAATCGAAGCGCGACACCCTGTTCACCTCGGCCCGCATCAAGTTCAGCGACAACCTGACCGGCTTTGCCGACCTGGCACTGGGCCGCTTCGACCTGACGGCGCGTATCGCCGCCAACCCGGTCAGCGTGGCCGTGCCGATCGGTTCGCCAGTCTACAACCAGTACGTCGCTCCGTACCTGAGCGCCGATCAGCGCGCCGACGTCAAGACCGCCACCGCGACCTACCGCGCGACCGAATTCGGCACCCGCAACAGCCGCACCATCACCGACGTCGGCCACTTGGTCGTTGGCCTGGAAGCGAATGCCTTAGGCTGGGACATGAACACGGGCGCGACGTACTCGAAGTACCAGCTCGACGAGCGTTATACCGGCGGCTACCTGTTGAACAAGGAATTCCGCAGCCTGATCGGCGGCGCCACCTTCAATCCATTCCTGCCGGCCGGCTCGCCATCGTCGCCGACGGCTGAACAGATCAACGGTTCGGTCTTCCACGGTTCGATCCGTGAAGCGTATTCGGTCCTGCGCGGCGTCGACCTGCGCGCATCGCGCGAACTGTTCACCCTGCCAGGCGGCGCCAGCAGCATCGGCCTGGGCGGCGACTACCGCGAACTGCACCAGGTGCAGACCGCCTCGGCCGCAGCCAAGAATGGCACGATCTACAGTTTCACTACCCCGAATCAATTCGACTACACCCGCGACTCCGCCGGTGCCTTCGCCGAATTGGCGCTGCCGCTGATGAAGAACCTGGAAGTGACGACCGCCATCCGCTACGACCGTTATTCGGGTGTGGAAGACAAGAACGCCAAGCGCACCAAGGGTGAAACCCAGAGCGCCAGCACCTACAAGATCAGCGCACGCTACACCCCGACCACGGCCCTGCTGCTGCGCGGTTCGTACGGTACCGGTTTCCGCGTCGCCGACCAGAACGACATCGCCAACACCCTGGTGGCCAACGGCGTCACGGCCGCACCGTATGCTTGCCCGGCAGATCTGGTGGCGATCGACGCGACCCTGTGCCGTCCGGGCGTGAACCAGTACAACTCGTACCTCGGTGGTAACGAAAAACTGCGTCCGGAAGAATCGAAGCAGTTCACCCTGGGCTTCCGCCTCGAGCCATCGTCGAGCGTGACGTTCGGCGCCGACCTGTGGGACGTCAAGATGACCAACCAGGTGTCGAACGTCGGCGAAATCCAGGCGTTTGCCAATCCAGCCAAGTACCGCCAGCTGTTTACCGAGTTCGCCGATCCAGCGACCGGTATCAAGACCTGGGCCTTCATCCGCGCTCCGATCAACATCGGCAAGGCGCACAACCGCGGTATCGACTGGGATCTGACCGTCGGCGAGAAGTATTCGTTCGGCAAAATGACCCTGAACGTCAATGGTACCCACATGCTCAAGGCCAGCTACACCATTCCGGGTTCGGACACCGAGTGGACCGACAGCATGGATAAATACGGCATCGACAATCAGGTCACCTTCCGCGATATCGTCAAGTTCGGCGCTACCCTGGAAACGGGTCCGATGACCAATGCGCTGACGTTGAACTACCGCAATGGTTACACCGACCAGGCCGCCAGCTTGTACAACGTGGCGACCAAGGCCGCAGCCGTCAGCCAGATCCGTCTGCAAGTGCCTTCGTACAGCACCGTCGACTACCAGGGTAAGTTTGCGATCAGCAAAATGTGGGAAGTTCGCGGCGGTATCAAGAACCTGATGGACAAAGAACCGCCACTGACCCTGCGTACGTCGCAGGGCCACCAGGTTGGTTACGATGCGCGTTACGCGGACACGATGGGTCGTACCATCTACCTCAACACCAGCTACAAGTTCTAA
- a CDS encoding 16S rRNA (uracil(1498)-N(3))-methyltransferase: MPRFYCSQPLAIGATLDLPDTVAHHVHVLRLQIGAELCLFNGDGGEYIAHLASVEKRRASVTIKAFVARDVELPYEITLAQALPEASKMDWIIEKAVEMGVAAIQPLAAQRCVVRLSGERAEKKQAHWQGVIVSASEQSGRNRLARLAPVDDLHHWMAQQDMHKRILLSPRGGQSLAGWARHQPPQALSLMIGPEGGFSVQEEDSAMARGALALSMGPRILRTETAGIAAVAALNALWGGL; the protein is encoded by the coding sequence ATGCCCCGTTTCTATTGCTCCCAGCCGCTGGCGATCGGCGCCACGCTCGACCTCCCCGACACGGTGGCCCACCACGTCCATGTGCTGCGGCTGCAGATCGGCGCCGAACTGTGCCTGTTCAACGGCGATGGCGGCGAATACATCGCCCACCTGGCCAGCGTCGAGAAGCGCCGCGCCAGCGTGACGATCAAGGCCTTTGTCGCGCGCGACGTCGAACTGCCCTACGAAATTACCCTGGCCCAGGCCCTGCCGGAAGCGTCCAAGATGGACTGGATCATCGAAAAAGCGGTCGAGATGGGGGTGGCGGCGATCCAGCCGCTGGCCGCGCAGCGCTGCGTGGTGCGCCTGTCGGGCGAACGCGCCGAGAAAAAACAGGCGCACTGGCAGGGCGTGATCGTATCCGCGTCCGAACAGAGCGGGCGCAACCGGCTGGCGCGGCTGGCCCCGGTGGACGATCTGCATCACTGGATGGCCCAGCAGGACATGCACAAGCGCATCCTGCTCAGCCCGCGCGGCGGCCAGTCGCTGGCCGGCTGGGCCAGGCACCAGCCGCCCCAGGCGCTGTCGCTGATGATCGGCCCGGAAGGCGGCTTCAGCGTGCAGGAAGAAGATAGCGCGATGGCGCGCGGCGCCCTGGCGCTGTCGATGGGCCCGCGCATCCTGCGCACCGAGACGGCCGGCATCGCCGCCGTCGCCGCCCTGAACGCCCTCTGGGGCGGCCTGTAA
- the tkt gene encoding transketolase yields the protein MKTTLPTTLMANAIRALAMDAVQQANSGHPGMPMGMAEIAVALWAGHYKHNPSNPKWLNRDRFLLSNGHGSMLHYALLHLSGYDLTMADLKNFRQMHSKTPGHPEVDITPGVETTTGPLGQGIANAVGMALSEYLLAAEFNKPGFNVVDHYTYAFLGDGCLMEGISHEVCALAGTLGLNRLIALYDDNGISIDGKVEGWFTDDTPKRFESYGWNVIAAVDGHSVAAVDAAIAEAKLSSKPTLICCKTIIGKGSPNLQGGDKVHGAALGDKEVAAVREHLLWTSVPFEIPAEVYSAWDAKEQGAAMEAEWNTTFAAYRAQYPELAAEFERRMKGELPADFNATLDAAIAACVEKKENIATRKASQNAIQALAPTLPEFLGGSADLTGSNLTNWKECIALRSGKPGNHINYGVREFGMSAIMNGIALHGGYIPFGATFLTFSDYSRNALRMAALMKLRSIFVFTHDSIGLGEDGPTHQSVEHVSSLRLIPNLDNWRPCDTVESAAAWGAAVQRKDGPSTLIFSRQNLPFQERTPAQIADIARGGYVLQDVAAPKAILIATGSEIELATKAAAALAAEGILVRVVSMPSTDVYDRQDAAYKASVLTRGVPRVAIEAGVTDFWYKYVGLEGAVVGIDTFGESAPAPVLFKHFGFTVENVVAKVKSVLTN from the coding sequence ATGAAAACGACGCTCCCTACCACTTTGATGGCCAACGCGATCCGCGCGCTGGCAATGGATGCAGTTCAACAGGCCAATTCCGGCCATCCGGGCATGCCGATGGGCATGGCGGAAATCGCCGTGGCGCTGTGGGCCGGCCACTACAAGCACAATCCGTCGAACCCGAAGTGGCTCAACCGCGACCGCTTCCTGCTCTCGAACGGACACGGCTCGATGCTGCACTATGCGCTGCTGCACCTGTCGGGCTACGACCTGACCATGGCCGATCTGAAAAACTTCCGCCAGATGCACTCGAAGACCCCGGGCCATCCGGAAGTGGACATCACCCCGGGCGTGGAAACGACCACCGGCCCGCTCGGCCAGGGCATTGCCAACGCGGTCGGCATGGCGCTCTCCGAATACCTGCTGGCGGCTGAATTCAACAAGCCCGGCTTCAACGTGGTCGACCACTACACCTACGCATTCCTGGGCGACGGTTGCCTGATGGAAGGCATCTCGCACGAAGTGTGCGCGCTGGCCGGCACCCTGGGCCTGAACCGCCTGATCGCCCTGTACGACGACAACGGCATTTCGATCGACGGCAAGGTCGAAGGCTGGTTCACCGACGACACCCCGAAACGTTTCGAGTCCTACGGCTGGAACGTGATCGCCGCCGTCGACGGCCACAGCGTGGCAGCGGTCGATGCCGCGATTGCCGAAGCGAAGCTGTCGTCCAAGCCGACCCTGATCTGCTGCAAGACCATCATCGGCAAGGGTTCGCCGAATCTGCAGGGCGGCGACAAGGTGCACGGCGCCGCGCTGGGCGACAAGGAAGTCGCCGCCGTGCGCGAGCACCTGCTGTGGACCTCGGTCCCGTTCGAGATCCCGGCCGAGGTGTACAGCGCCTGGGATGCGAAAGAGCAGGGCGCGGCCATGGAAGCCGAGTGGAACACCACATTCGCCGCCTACCGCGCGCAATACCCTGAGCTGGCCGCCGAATTCGAGCGCCGCATGAAGGGCGAACTGCCGGCCGACTTCAACGCGACCCTGGATGCCGCGATTGCCGCCTGCGTCGAGAAGAAAGAAAACATCGCGACCCGCAAGGCCAGCCAGAACGCAATCCAGGCGCTGGCGCCGACCCTGCCGGAATTTTTGGGCGGCTCGGCCGACCTGACCGGTTCCAACCTGACCAACTGGAAAGAGTGCATCGCACTACGTTCCGGCAAGCCGGGCAACCACATCAACTACGGCGTGCGCGAGTTCGGCATGAGCGCCATCATGAACGGTATCGCCCTGCACGGCGGCTACATCCCGTTCGGCGCCACCTTCCTCACCTTCTCCGACTACAGCCGCAACGCACTGCGCATGGCCGCGCTGATGAAGCTGCGCTCGATCTTCGTGTTCACCCACGATTCGATCGGCCTGGGCGAAGACGGCCCAACCCACCAGTCGGTCGAGCACGTTTCTTCCCTGCGCCTGATTCCGAACCTGGACAACTGGCGTCCGTGCGACACCGTCGAGTCCGCCGCGGCCTGGGGCGCTGCCGTCCAGCGCAAGGATGGCCCGTCGACCCTGATCTTCTCGCGCCAGAACCTGCCGTTCCAGGAACGCACGCCGGCCCAGATCGCCGATATCGCGCGCGGCGGCTACGTGCTGCAGGACGTGGCTGCGCCCAAGGCGATCCTGATCGCCACCGGTTCCGAAATCGAACTGGCCACCAAGGCTGCCGCGGCGCTGGCCGCCGAAGGCATCCTGGTGCGCGTGGTGTCGATGCCGTCGACCGATGTGTATGACCGCCAGGATGCCGCCTACAAGGCCAGCGTCTTGACGCGCGGCGTGCCGCGGGTGGCGATCGAAGCGGGCGTGACCGACTTTTGGTATAAATACGTTGGCCTGGAAGGCGCCGTGGTCGGCATCGACACCTTCGGCGAATCGGCGCCGGCGCCGGTGCTGTTCAAGCACTTCGGCTTCACGGTCGAGAACGTGGTTGCCAAGGTCAAGTCGGTACTGACGAACTAA
- the gap gene encoding type I glyceraldehyde-3-phosphate dehydrogenase, whose translation MTIKVAINGYGRIGRNVLRAFYEGGKKHDIQIVAINDLGDAKSNAHLTRYDTAHGKFPGTVTVEGDNMIVNGDSIRVFAQRNPAEIPWGELGVDVVLECTGFFTTKEKASAHLKGGAKKVIISAPGGKDVDATIVFGVNEGVLKATDTVISNASCTTNCLAPLVKPLNDAIGLETGLMTTVHAYTNDQVLSDVMHEDLRRARSATMSMIPTKTGAAAAVGLVLPELNGKLDGFAIRVPTINVSLVDLSFIAKRDTTVDEVNALMKAASEGALKDVLTYQTEPLVSIDFNHNPASSNFDSTLTKVSGRLVKVSSWYDNEWGFSNRMLDTTVALMNAK comes from the coding sequence ATGACGATCAAAGTTGCAATCAACGGTTATGGCCGTATCGGCCGCAATGTCCTGCGCGCTTTCTACGAAGGCGGCAAGAAACACGACATCCAGATCGTGGCGATCAACGACCTGGGCGATGCCAAGTCGAACGCGCACCTGACCCGTTACGACACGGCGCACGGCAAGTTCCCTGGCACCGTCACGGTCGAAGGCGACAACATGATCGTCAACGGCGATTCGATCCGCGTGTTCGCGCAGCGCAATCCTGCTGAAATTCCATGGGGCGAGCTGGGCGTGGACGTTGTCCTGGAGTGCACCGGTTTCTTCACCACCAAGGAAAAAGCCTCGGCTCACCTGAAGGGCGGCGCCAAGAAAGTCATCATTTCGGCACCGGGCGGCAAGGATGTCGACGCCACCATCGTGTTCGGCGTGAACGAAGGCGTCCTGAAAGCGACCGACACCGTCATTTCGAACGCATCGTGCACCACCAACTGCCTGGCTCCGCTGGTCAAGCCGCTCAACGACGCCATCGGCCTGGAAACCGGCCTGATGACCACCGTGCACGCTTACACCAACGACCAGGTGCTGTCGGACGTGATGCATGAAGACCTGCGCCGCGCGCGTTCGGCCACGATGAGCATGATCCCGACCAAGACCGGCGCTGCCGCCGCGGTCGGCCTGGTGCTGCCTGAGCTGAACGGCAAGCTGGACGGTTTCGCGATCCGCGTGCCGACCATCAACGTCTCGCTGGTCGACCTGAGCTTCATCGCCAAGCGCGACACGACGGTGGACGAAGTCAATGCCCTGATGAAAGCGGCTTCGGAAGGCGCGTTGAAAGACGTGCTGACCTACCAGACCGAGCCGCTGGTATCGATCGACTTCAACCACAACCCGGCCTCGTCGAATTTCGATTCGACCCTGACCAAGGTGTCGGGCCGCCTGGTGAAAGTATCGTCGTGGTACGACAATGAGTGGGGTTTCTCGAACCGCATGCTGGACACCACGGTAGCACTGATGAACGCCAAGTAA
- a CDS encoding cache domain-containing protein, producing MKTLFSTSLLSVALLALPGVAWSVDKGSAGEAVAMVKKAIALIKTDKAKAFAAISDTANKEFHDRDLYVYVYDLNGVALAHGNNPKIVGKNLMALADSNGKLMIKEMADLAKSPAGNGWVDFKWPNPVTKAVENKAGYVERVDDMMVGSGIYK from the coding sequence ATGAAAACATTGTTTTCCACAAGTTTGCTCAGCGTCGCCCTGCTGGCCCTGCCGGGGGTGGCATGGTCGGTCGACAAGGGCAGTGCCGGCGAAGCGGTGGCCATGGTCAAGAAAGCGATCGCGCTGATCAAGACCGACAAGGCCAAGGCATTCGCGGCGATTTCCGACACGGCCAACAAAGAGTTTCACGACCGGGATCTGTATGTGTATGTGTACGACCTGAACGGCGTCGCCCTGGCACACGGCAACAATCCCAAGATCGTGGGCAAGAACCTGATGGCGCTGGCCGACAGCAACGGCAAGCTGATGATCAAGGAGATGGCCGATCTCGCCAAGTCGCCCGCGGGCAATGGCTGGGTCGACTTCAAATGGCCCAATCCGGTGACCAAGGCGGTCGAGAACAAGGCGGGCTATGTCGAGCGGGTCGACGACATGATGGTCGGGTCCGGCATCTACAAATAA